The following proteins come from a genomic window of Lolium rigidum isolate FL_2022 chromosome 5, APGP_CSIRO_Lrig_0.1, whole genome shotgun sequence:
- the LOC124656000 gene encoding transcription factor bHLH19-like: protein MEDSSLFLQWAVSTMQHHDPGVLVDNGGDIPSLQALREAAAVVVEPTVLAEATKSCRSSGGGGEIGCVSWSMSPNSGGMSSAHGGILPMSWNFGAVSARPSSSGGGTLAPVASPVPELVCGSQTARSTAGTGSASAADAKGHIMAERKRREKINQRFIELSAIIPGLKKMDKATILTEALRHVKELQERVKSLEAAARTSNAAHAVVLSKKASVVALGATTMGAPRSARSFSLPARSALPEIEAKLSENNVMVRIHCENGKGLVVRVLAEAEELHLRIVNSNVMPFTASTVIITIMAKVHDGFMVKADEIIGSLNSVLHQHSSNNNIDN from the exons ATGGAGGACTCAAGCCTGTTCCTGCAGTGGGCTGTGAGCACAATGCAGCACCACGATCCGGGAGTCTTGGTCGACAACGGTGGCGATATCCCATCCCTCCAAGCTCTCCGAGAAGCAGCGGCCGTGGTCGTAGAGCCGACGGTGCTCGCAGAAGCGACTAAAAGTTGCAGGAGCTCCGGCGGCGGTGGAGAAATCGGATGTGTCAGCTGGTCCATGTCACCCAACTCGGGTGGAATGTCGTCAGCGCATGGAGGCATCCTGCCCAtgagctggaacttcggcgctgtaTCGGCGCGACCGAGTAGCAGCGGCGGTGGCACGCTGGCCCCCGTCGCCTCCCCTGTACCGGAGTTGGTGTGCGGGTCGCAGACGGCGAGGAGCACCGCCGGCACGGGTTCTGCGTCCGCGGCGGATGCGAAGGGCCACATCATGGCGGAGAGGAAGCGCAGGGAGAAGATCAACCAGCGCTTCATCGAGCTCTCCGCCATCATCCCCGGCCTCAAGAAG ATGGACAAGGCGACGATTCTTACGGAGGCGCTGCGACACGTGAAGGAGCTccaggaaagggtcaagtccCTGGAGGCGGCGGCCCGCACCAGCAACGCCGCCCATGCCGTGGTGCTCTCCAAGAAGGCGAGCGTGGTCGCGCTAGGCGCGACGACGATGGGAGCTCCCCGGTCGGCGCGATCCTTCTCCTTGCCGGCGAGGAGCGCGCTGCCGGAGATCGAGGCGAAGCTCTCCGAGAACAACGTGATGGTGAGAATCCACTGCGAGAACGGGAAAGGGCTGGTCGTTCGGGTGCTCGCCGAGGCCGAGGAGCTCCACCTCCGAATCGTGAACAGCAATGTCATGCCTTTCACGGCGTCCACCGTGATCATAACTATCATGGCAAAG GTCCACGATGGTTTTATGGTCAAGGCAGATGAGATTATAGGAAGTCTCAACTCAGTACTGCACCAacatagcagcaacaacaacatcgaTAACTAG